The genomic DNA GTTCGACTCGCCGTCGTGCGCTCCGCCGCTTTCGTTCCGTGTGATGATTTATTTAGGACCGTTCCGAAGGCCGCCTGTGTCCGAACGAGCCCACGACCTGATCGACGACCACGACGTCGATCCGGAACTGATCGAGGCGCTGCTGTGGCGGTACGGGGCGGACGTCGAGACCCCCGATCCGGAGTCGCTCGACGGGGCCCGCGAACGGGTGTACGAGTTCATCCGGGAGAACGGACCGTCGCTCCGCACGGCTGCCGATCACTTCTACCGGTTCGAGGACCACCCCGACTACGGGTCCAGACCGGACGCGCCGGCGACGGAGCCGGACTTCGAGATCGCGCTCGATCGACTCGTCGAAGCGGGGCTGATCGCCCGCACCGACGACGACCTCCCGCGGTACTCGGCGTCGTTTCACGACGTCCTCGTCGACGCCGGACCCTCGTTCACCGCCGACGAGATCGACGCGCTCTGTGAGGACACCGGGATGGACAAGCGGGCGGTCTACCACTGCGTGCTCGGGTCGCTCGAACTCGACTTGGACCTCGGCCGATGACGGGCGAGGAGCCGACACCGTCGGCCGGCCCGGCGTCGCTCCCCGCCGACCCGGGCGAACGGCGAGCGCTCGCGGAGCGACTGCTCGATCGGGCGGACGAAACGCCGGATTCGATCTCCCGCGAGGAGATGAAGACCGTCGTCTCGCTCCTGGCCACCGACGACGGAGACGACCGTGTCGCCGCCGCGGAGACGCTCCAGCACCTCCACGACCGCCCGGAGCTGTTCGCGCCGTTCGTCGACGAGGTGCTCGCCGCCGTCGGTCCGTACCCCGACGACGTCGACGGGATCCCGGGGCCGGTCGAGTGGATGGGGTCTGCCGCGATCAGAACGCTCGTCTACGCCGCCGACTCGCTGGCGCGCGTCGCCCAGGACCGGCCGGACGCCTTCGTCCCGTACGCCGAGGCGTTGGCCGAGCGGCTCCGGAGCGAGGAGAACCACCCTCGCTCGCTCCTGTTCGTCCTCGGATACGCGGAGGCGGCCGACCCCGGAACGGTCCCGAGAGACTGGCTGAAATCCGAACTGTGCGACCTGCTGGACCGCGGTCGCGGCAACGGTTTCCCCTCGTGGGCCGCCGATACGCTCGGCGCGCTCGGCGATCCAGACGTCCTGCCGGCGCTCCGCGAGTCCCACCCCGGCGAAGACGGCGACGATCCGACACGGAGGGCGTTCGACGACGCGATCGAGACGCTCGAAGCGGTCGACGGCGACGGACCGGCGTAGCGACGGCCGGACGCGTCGGCCGGCGCCCCGCCGGCCGGGGTAGACCTTTCCCCTGTCGCGTCCTGCCCCCGAGTATGACACCGACCCAGGGCTTCACGTTCGACTTCCACCCCGGAACGATCGTCGTCGGCGCCGGCTGCGTCGGCCGGCTCGGCGACGGACTCGACCGACGCGGGCTGGAGCGCGCGGTGCTCGTGAGCGGCCGGACCGTGGGAACGACGGCGGCGGTCGTCGATCCGATCCGGGAGGGGCTTGGCGACCGACTCGTCGCGGAGTTCCCGGAGACGACGCCGGCGAAGACGCTCGGCACCGCGCTCGCGGGTCTCCGACTGGCCCGCGACCGCGACGTCGACGCGGTCGTCGCCGTCGGCGGCGGGAGCACGCTCGACACGGCGAAGGTCCTCGCCGCGCTCTCCTCGCACGCCGACGGGGAGGCGGTCGCCGAGCGCGCCCTCGACACCGGCGCGCTGTCCGTCGCCGACGGGGGAGACCCGCTCCCGATCGTCGCCGTGCCGACGACGCTCGCCGGGGCGGACCTCTCTGACATCGCGGGCGTGACGCTCACACTCGACCGCGACGCCTTGGTCGAGGAGGCCCACGAGAGCGGGGGCGTCGGCGACCCCCGACTGATGCCCGAGGCGCTGTACTACGATCCGGACCTATACCGGACGACGCCCGCGTCGGTGCTGGCCGCGTCGGCGATGAACGGCTTCGACAAGGGGATCGAGATGCTGTACTCGCCGCACGCGACGCCGATCACCGACGGCACCGCCGCGCGGGGGCTGCGTCTCCTCCAGTCGGGACTCGGGACGATCCGCGAGGAGCCGATGGACGCCGAGCGACTCGGCGACGTCCTGGCCGGCGTCGTGAACGTCCAGTACGGCCTCGCCGGGGCCGATGGATACCGCGCCTCGATCATCCACGCGTTCGGCCACGGCTTCTCGCACGGCTCCGACGTCCACCAGGGCACGATCCACGGCGTCCTCGCCCCGTACGTGCTGCGCTACGTCTTCGACTCCGTCGACGGCAGGCGCGACCTGCTCGCGGAGGCGCTCGGCGTCGACGCCGCGAACCGACCGCCCGACGCCGTCGCGGCGGGCGTCATCGACGCCGTCGCGGCCGTCCGCGACGACCTCGGTCTTCCGAACCGACTCCGCGACGTCGAGGGGGTCGAACAGGCGCGGTTCCCCGAGATCGCGGCGGCCGTGGCCGACGACGACCTGCTCTCTGTCGCGCCCGAGGGCGTCGATCCCTCGGTCGAGGAGATCGTCGGGATCCTCGAACGGGCGTGGTGAACGGTCACAGGCGAGGGCGACGATCGGGCGTGGCGAACTGTCGAGGGCGAGGGGAACGACCGGACGTGGCGAACGGTCGCAGGCGACGGCCGTGGCGTTCGATGCGTCGGATCAGATCTCCGCCTCGCGGAGCGCCTCCGCCAGCCGCGAGCCGTCCGGGACGGCGTCTTCGAACGCCGCGGATCCGATCTCGACCCCGCCGTTGACCGAGAGGAAGCCCAGTCCCCCGCCCGCGGCGTCGTCGAGGTTGGCGAGGAACGCGACCTTCCGGGTCGCGGGGACGCCGTCGATCGTCAGCCCCTCGTCGATCGAGCCGTACAGCCGTCGGTGCTCGTGGACGTGCTCCACGCAGCGTGCCGTGGGTGCGAAGAGCAGGAGGAGGTACAGGCCCGGACCCTCCCGCCCGAGTCGCTTCCGGAGGTCGTGGGCGTCGTCCTCGTAGAAGTACCGCTCCATCCGTCGGTACTGTCTGAGGATCTCGTTGGCCCCGCCGGCCATCCGGACGGCCGGGTCCGCCTTCAGTTCGACGAGGTACTCGACCCGCTCGGGCGGGTCCGTCCGGACGTAGAGGTCGACGGACCCCCGGTTGCCGTAGTGGTCGTAGGGCTCTTCGAGGCCGATCTCGGGGTCGTCGAACGCCGCCTCGAAGTGCTCGACCGCGGCCGTCGCCAGTTCGTCCTCCCGCATCGGTTCGAGTGACTGCTCGGCGGGATATATGTGCTCCGCTCCGCGCGGTCGCTCTGCACCCCCCGGACCCTGGCCGTCCCTCGCCACGTTCTTGGTCCCCGTTCCCCTAGGCGGGGTATGCGCGCAGCACTCGTCCTCGCCGGCGGGCGCTCGACCCGCTTCGGCGACCGCGACAAGGCCGTCGCGGACCTCGACGGCACGCCGATGATCCGCCGCGTCGTCGACCGCCTCGCGCCCGTCGTCGACGAGGTGGTACTCAACTGCCGAGCGGACCAGGTCGACGCCGTCGCCGACGCGTTCTCCGACGCCCCGTTCGACCCGGCGTTCGCGGTCGATCGCGACCCCGACGCGGGCCCGATGGCGGGCATCGCCCGCGGACTGGAGGCCGTCGCCGCCGAGTACACCGTCGTCGTCGCCTGCGACATGCCGTTCGTCGACCCCGACGTCGTCGAGTACCTCTTCGAGCGCGCGGCGGGCGCCGACGCCGCGGTCCCCCGCCCCGACGAGTGGTACCAGACGACGCAGGCGGTCTACCGGACCGACGCGATGGCGGCGGCCTGTCGGCGGGCGCTCGACCGGGGGGACGACCGCATCGTCGCGCCGCTCGACGACCTCGAGGAGGTCGTCGTCGACGCCGACGAGATCCGATCGGTCGGCTCGCTGGACACCTTCGAGAACGTCAACACGCCGGAGGAGTTCGAGGCCGCGGTCGAGCGGATTCGGACGGCGAACCGCGAGTAGGCCGGAACGGTCAGACGTCGACGACGGGGTTCTGCATCGCTCCGACGACGTCGACGACGGGGTTCTGCATCGCTCCGACGACGTCGACGACGGGTTTCTGAATCGCTCAGACGACGTCGACGACGGGTTTCTGAATCGCTCAGACGACGTCGACGACGGGTTTCTGAATCGCTCAGACGACGTCGACGACGGGTTTCTGAATCGCTCAGACGACGTCGACGACGGGATCGTCCGCGCGCATCTCCGCGAGGACGACCCGCGGGACGTCCGCGCGCTCGTGGATCTCGCCTGCGACCTCCCGGGCCGTCGCTTCGAGGTCGGCGTCGTCGACCATGTTGAGCAACGGGATCGGCGTCGCGTCCCGGGGGACGTCCTTGAGACCGCCGCGGTCGCTCGCGAGCACCTCGGCGACGTCCGCCGCTCCGATCGTTTCGCCGGGCTCCAGCCCCGTGAGTTTCGACACCTCGTCGACCCGGTGCACGAGCGACTCCGAGAGCGGTTCGCCGACCACGTGGACGCTCGCGATCGACACCACCGTGTCCGCTGTTCTGGGGAGCCGCGGCTCCCACTTGTCGGGCGCTTTGAAGCGCCGCATCCGGGCGCCGTCGGCCTTCACGAGGACGGGCACGTCCAACTCGCCGAGCGCGTCGACGACGTCCGGCTCGTACCCCCGATACCGATCCTCGCGCTCCCGCTCGGGGACGAGACCGAGCGGCCACCCGCCGGCCGCCGTTCCGTCCGGCCGGGTCGCGGGGGCCGCCAGTCGCTCGCGGGCTATGTCGACCGGCTCGTCGGTGACGACGACTCCGTCCACCCACTCGTCGAAGATCGGAATCCGAACCGTCGCGGTGACGATCGCCCGATCGAGCCGCGTGGCGAGCGCTTCGAGGGTCGTCTTCTTGCCGCCGGCACCGACCACGCAGGTCGTCCCGGCGTCGGCGTTCAGCGCAGCAACGAGATCCATAGACGTCGAAGGCGGCCCGGGCAGTTGAATCGTGCGCTTCCGACGGCGCCGGGGTCGCCACGAGAGCGCCTCCGTCCCGGTCGCCGGGACTCGATCGGGTTCGTCCCGTGGCCAGCCGAACTCCCACTCAGGTGTGCTGTGCGGTGATGTCGGTCGAGGAGACCATCCCGACGAGGTCGTCGTCGACGACCGGCAGGTGACTGATCCCGAAGTTCTCCATCATCGCGGCCGCCTCGGTGAGTCGGAGGTCCGGCGGCACCGTCTCGACCGATTCGGTCATCACGTCGGCGACCGTCACCGCCGCCGGGTCGCGCTCGGCGGCGACCGCGTCGAGCACGTCCGTGCTGGTGACGATCGCGAGTTCGGTCGTCGGGACGAGCAGGGCGCTGACGTTCTCCTCGCGCATCCGCGCCGCCGCCTCCACGAGCGTCGCCTTGGGGCTGATCGTCACGAGCGGCGTCGACATCACGTCTCGCACCAGCGTCTGCGTGGTTGACATACCCCGACCGACGCGGTCGAGGGGCTTCGGCTTTTCGTCATCGCTGTCGCCGTCGTCCGCGGGCCGACGGTCGTTTTCCCGCCCTCGTGACGCTCCCGGTTTTCGCGACGCCGCTCAATCGTACCGCTTGCGCTCCTGCGTCGGGTGGTCCTTGATGAACACCTTCGTGTGGTCGTCGACGTCCTCCGTGATCCAGGAGTTCGCGCCGATGCTCACGTGGTCGCCGACGGTCACCGCTCCGAGCACTTTGGTGCCGGCGCCGATGACGACGTGATCGCCGATGTCGGGGTGGCGCTTGTACCCCTTCTTCAGCGCGTGCTCGTCGCCCTCCTCCTCCTCGAAGTGGAGCGCGCCGAGCGTCACGTCCTGGTACAGCCGCACCCACTCGCCGACGGTCGCCGTCTCGCCGATGACGACGCTCGTCCCGTGGTCGATGAAGAAGTGCTCGCCGATCTCCGCGCCCGGGTGGATGTCGATGCCGGTCTGGGTCTTCGCGTACTCGGTGAGCTCCCGCGCGTACTCGGCTGCATCGAGGCCGTAGAGCACGTGCGCGACGCGCTGGACCGCGATCGCCAGGAACCCCGGGTACGACCGGATGATCTCCATGTACGTCTTCGCCGCCGGATCGCCCTTATACGCGGCCTCGACGTCGAGCTTGAGGAGCTCGCGGATTCGGGGCAGGCTGTCGAGCACCGCGGCCACCGTCTCGTCCGGTCGGCTGTCCGTGTACGGGCAGATGCCGGCCTTGAACAGGCTCCCGAGCTCGTCGAGGCGATCCAGCACCGCCAGTTCGTCGCGGACGAGTTCCGGCGCGTTCCAGCACGTCGGGAAGAACAGCTCCTGGAGGATCGCGACCTCCTCGCGGCGGTGATCCCGATCCGGGAAGCACGCCGTCACGCTCGTCGGAAACGGGTCGGAGTCCTCCTGATACGAGGCGAACAGTCGTTCGTGGGCGTCGCCGGCGTATCGATAGTCCATACGTCGCGTTTGCGCCAACCCCGTATTAGAGTAGCGTTTGCAGGGATTCTCTCGCCCTCTCGTCGACGTGAAGCGACGCTCCGCCGACGGTGGCGGGACGCGAGACCTCTCGGCACCCGTCGTTCCGGCGGACGGCGTTCGCCGATACCGGCGCGCACGCCCGTGCGGTCGAGGCCGACGACCGCACAAGTGTTATTGTTCAGTGCACACAATATCGACTCGTCTGGACGACTGACCGCGTCGGTCCACCGGATCCCAACCCATGAGCACACACGACGACGGCGACTGGCAGACGGCGATCGAACGGAACCGCGAACGGAAGGAACGGTACTTCCGCGAGAACCAGCGCTCGCCGATCCCGCCCGACCTGCGGGGCGAGGCCTTCCCCGGCCTCGCGTACTACGACGTCGATCCGGACTACCGGTTCGAACTCGAACTCCACCGGTACGACGACCCCGAGACGGTCACCGTCGAGACGACGGCCGACGGCGAACAGACGTACCGTCGCGTGGGCCAGTTCCGGTTCGAGGTCGACGGTACCGAGGTCACCCTGGACGCGTTCGAGCCGACCGACGGGAGCGATCGGCTGTGGGTCCCGTTCCGCGACGCGACCAGCGGCGACGAGACGTACGGCGCCGGGCGATACATCGACCTCGAACCCGCCGAGGACCGCCGCGAGGACGGGACCTGGATCCTCGATCTCAACCGCGCGTACAACCCGACCTGCGCGTACAACCCCGCGTACGAGTGTCCGCTCGTCCCGGCGTCGAACTGGCTGGACGTCCCCGTCGAGGCCGGCGAACGCGACTTCCCGGTCGATGTCCACGACCCCGAGTAACTGATCCGACCCGGTCCGAGCATCCGGAGACGACGTACGTTTATATACGAACGGGCGGCCAGCGGGGGTGTGACGTGACACCTGCTCCGCGTCGGGCCGCGGTTGCTCGGCACGCCGGCGCGGATCCACCGGGGAAAATGCCGGTCCACGGGAACCCGCAGCCGACGACGGTGGCGAGGACGTCGTCGCGAGCGAACCGGGAACCGACATCGACCCCACGTGTGCCGACTGTTCGCCACTGCGACGCCGATCGATCCCTCACGTCCGAGGGGCGTCACCCCCTGAGGAGCACCGCCGCCAGGACCGCGCCGCCGACGAGGAAGGCGCCGCTGACGACGCCGCTGACCGCGAGCGGTCCGAGACCGAGGCCGTTCGTCCCGGTCTCGCCTCCGCCGGCCGTCGCCGGTTCCGCCGTCCCCGTCGCCGTCCGGGTCGTCGCCGTCTGCACCACGAGGCTGCCGACGTCGTCCGGTTCGCCCGTCCGCTCGCTGCCCGCGTACAGCGAGACGTCGTAGTCTGCGGGATCCAACATCGAGTCGAGCGACGTCTCCGACTCGACCCGGACGCTGTCGCCGCCGGAGGTGCTCAGCGTCCCGTCGCCGCGACCGGCCAGGGCGGTGTCGACGTAGAGGACGGCCCCGCCGTCGCCGTCGTCGTCGCTGACGACGGCTTCGAGTTCGTAGTTCGACTCGCTCTCGTTTCCGAGGACGACGACCGCCTCGTCGGTCTCCCCGTTCGCGCCCTGCCCGTCGAACGACACCGGGATCGCCGCCACGCCGCCGGCGTCGACGAGGAAGACGTTCTCGCCGAACGCGACCGGCGCGGACGGGCTCGCGGTCCGCGTCTGCGTCCGCGTCTGTTCGGGGATCGGCGTCGGCGTACCGCTGGGCGTCGCCTCCGCACAGCCCCCGCCGCAGGCGACGATCTCACCCTCGACGTTCGCCTCGGCGGAGCCGTTCTCGAACCGCGCCGTCAGGTCGAACGTGTCACCGGCCCGCTGTCTCTCGAAGTCGAACGCCACGGCCCAGGTCCCGTTCTCGGTCACGACGCCGGTCGCCGTCTTGAGGAACGCCGGTTCGGTGTCGCCCGAAGAGCGGACGCGGACGAGGATCTCGGTCCCGACCGGCGCGTCGGCCGTCCCGTTCACGACCTGTGCGGTCCCGTTCGCGACCGTCACGCGGTCCCCGTCGTGGTCGACGCTCACGCTCGGATCAGCCGCGACGGGAGCCGCCAGCGCCGCCGGTGCGAGCGCGGACGCCACGACGACGAGCGCCAGCACCGCGCCGCGGTGACGGCTACGCATCTCGCCCCTCCGATCGCAGATTCGCCCGCCGTCGCCCGGAACCGACGCTGCCGTTCGTCTCCGGCGCGTGCAGTACGGACACGTGTGGTTCTGCCGGCACGTATAGTCCTGCCTGCACGTGAGCTATTGCCGGTACGGGTGCGGCTGTCTGCGTTTGCGTCGCCGTCGGTGCGTGAACCGTCGTCGGTGCGTGCCTGGAGGGCATATCTCGACGAACGACGCCGTCCGATTAAGAACGCTCGGTTGCTTCAAGAGTCACTTACGCTACCCCGCGCGGCGACGCGGTCGTTCCAGACGACACCGATCGTCCGACAGTATGAACACCCACCGGGACGGAGAGACGACGACGTGAGGAGCGATCGATCCGACGGGGCCGGATTCCGGGTCAGCCGCCGACGAGCGGTCGCGATCGGCGGGGCGGCGGCCGCGAGCGTCCTCGCCGGGGGCGTGCCGATCCCCGGCGGGATCGGCCGACGCGCGGACTCCGCCCCTCGCGAGGGGGACCCCGAGTCGATCGACCGGATTCACGACGCGGGGATCACGGGCGACGGCGTCGGGGTCGCGGTCCTCGATCCCACCGGGTTCGATCCGACCCACGCGGATCTGACGGGCACCGTCGAGGAGATCCGGCAGTTCGGCCCCGAACGCGCCATCGTCGACGGAACCAGCCACGGGACCGCCGCGGCGGCGTCGGTGACGCGGCTCGCACCGTCGGTGAGCCTCTCGCTCGCGTCGTTTCGCCGCACCGACGAGTTCCTCGAGGCGATCGACTGGGCGCGCCGCCGGTCGGCGGACGTGATACTGACGCCGGTCGCGGCGCACGGAACGGTGGCGACACCGCGATCCGACGTGTTCCGTGCCGCCCGCCGCGCGGTCGAGGCCGGCTGCACGTTCGTCGCTCCCACCGGGAACGCGGCGCTCGGCCACTGGCAGGGGCCGTACGGGACGCTCTCACCCGGCGGCTCCGGAGGCCACCGGCGGCTCCGGATCCGGGGCCGGTCGGGATCGGACGACGACACCGTCGCCGGCCGCTTCGTCGCCTGGCTCGTCGTCGGGCCGACGATCGAGATCGACCTCACGCTCGCGCTCCTGCGCTCGGTCGACGACGGCGAGCGCTGGAACCTCGTGTCCCTCTCGCAACCGACGGCGTCGCGGATCGGGCAACGCCTGACCGCGGACCTCGCCGACGGTGAGTACGCCCTCGTCGTCCGGCCGGCGAGTCCGACTGAGGGACCGACGAACGGCGGGGCCGGGCGGGAAGTAGAGCCGACGGGCCGCGTCGAGGTGACGACGCCGACGCACACGCTCTCGTCGCCTCGCCCCCTCGGCAGCATCGCCGTCCCCGCGAGCGTCCCCGGCGTCGTCGGCGTCGGCGGTATCAGCGCACCCGGGGGGACGGACGAGGGGCCGCGCGCGGACGCCTCGGACGGGCCGACGACCGGTGAGGTCTCGCCACACAGCGGCCGCGGACCGACCGCGAGCGGTGCCGTCGGCGTCGACGTCGTCGCACCCCCGGTCCCGTGGGTCGGTGCCGGCGACCCCGGCACCTCGGCCGCCGCGTCGCGGACCGCCGGCGCTGCCGCTCTCGTTCTCGACGCCGCCTCGGGGCTGGCCCCGCGCGACGTGGCCGGTATCCTCCGTGCGTCCGCCGGCGATACCGGTCGTCGCGGGCGCGATCTCGCCGCGGGGTCGGGGCGACTCGACGTCGTCGCCGCGGTGCAGCGTGCGCGCGCCAGGTGACTGTCGGGACCCCCGAGCCGTGCTCGTCGGGACCTACTGGTCGTTCTGCGCTGTCGGCCGGGCCGTCGCTCCGCGACCGACCGCCGACCGCCCTCTGTCGGGCGGTCAAACGATCGCTTAAGTTACACCCACATTGATACCCGCCGTATCCGTAGTCTCGGGGCGAGTATGTCCTCCCCGATCGCCCGGCTGGGAGACCGAACGCGGTCGCCGGACGCCGAACCGGCGGTCGTCGACGTCGCCGCCGACGACGCCGGTGAACTGGTCGACGCGCTGAGCTCCGAGACGGCCCGCGAGCTGTTCAGCGCGCTCCACGACGATCCGGCCCCACCGTCGGAACTGGCCCGCGACCTCGACACGTCGGTCCAGAACGTCCACTACCACCTCTCGAAGCTCCGGACGGCCGGCGTCGTCGAATCGGTGGGCACGCGCCTCTCCGAGAAGGGCAACGAGATGACCGTCTACGGCCCGGCGGCCGACCCGATCGTCCTCGTCGGATCGTCCTCGTCGACGCAGCGAGACACCCTCCGCCGGTCCCTCTCCGATTGGGCCACCGGCGTGACCGTCCTCGCGCTGTCGAGTCTCGCCGTTCAGGTCACCGCCGAGCGGTTCCTGGGCGGCTCGGCGGCGTCGCTCTTCGAACCGGCGAGCCTCGGCGTCGCAGACGGCAACTCGCTCCTGCGGGGCGTCCTCCTCCTCTCGGAGCCCGGACTGCTCTTCTTCCTCGGCGGGCTCCTCGTCTTCGTCGCGGTCGGCCTCTCGGGCAAACCAGATCACTGACGCCACGCGGGTATGGCGGCGTTCGCACCTGGTCTCGCATCCGGTTGCACGACTGCGTCCGATCGAACGTGTAGGGGCTTGCAACCCCACTACGAGAGTGACCCGGTCGACGATCCCTCACCGGTCGGTACGTCTCGCTCGATGACGGTTGCCCTTCGCGACCGAATTTAATGACAGAAATATTATTTGATTATCAAAATATTCCAGAAACATAATATAATATAACAGAAAAAACCGACTATTATAGATGAATTTCGGATACGAATCTGTATACTAAAAATATAATAAATAAATCAATATACAACGAAATATGATATATCTAACTCGTCGGCCGCGTCGCTAACGTCCGGAGACGAACCACCACTACAGGTCTTTCTCAAATTATAAGTTAGATCATCTCGTCCCCGTTAGTATGCATCACACGTCGACGGTAGAGGTGCCTCCTATCAAAGATCTGTCTCGAATCGCCGCGGAGAACAACCCGGACAAGGTCGCGTTCGGCAACGGCGTCGACGGGGAGACGATGACCTGGTCGGAGTTCGATCGCCGGAGCAATCAGGCCGCGAACGC from Halobellus limi includes the following:
- a CDS encoding iron-containing alcohol dehydrogenase family protein — encoded protein: MTPTQGFTFDFHPGTIVVGAGCVGRLGDGLDRRGLERAVLVSGRTVGTTAAVVDPIREGLGDRLVAEFPETTPAKTLGTALAGLRLARDRDVDAVVAVGGGSTLDTAKVLAALSSHADGEAVAERALDTGALSVADGGDPLPIVAVPTTLAGADLSDIAGVTLTLDRDALVEEAHESGGVGDPRLMPEALYYDPDLYRTTPASVLAASAMNGFDKGIEMLYSPHATPITDGTAARGLRLLQSGLGTIREEPMDAERLGDVLAGVVNVQYGLAGADGYRASIIHAFGHGFSHGSDVHQGTIHGVLAPYVLRYVFDSVDGRRDLLAEALGVDAANRPPDAVAAGVIDAVAAVRDDLGLPNRLRDVEGVEQARFPEIAAAVADDDLLSVAPEGVDPSVEEIVGILERAW
- a CDS encoding molybdenum cofactor guanylyltransferase, whose protein sequence is MRAALVLAGGRSTRFGDRDKAVADLDGTPMIRRVVDRLAPVVDEVVLNCRADQVDAVADAFSDAPFDPAFAVDRDPDAGPMAGIARGLEAVAAEYTVVVACDMPFVDPDVVEYLFERAAGADAAVPRPDEWYQTTQAVYRTDAMAAACRRALDRGDDRIVAPLDDLEEVVVDADEIRSVGSLDTFENVNTPEEFEAAVERIRTANRE
- the yqeC gene encoding selenium cofactor biosynthesis protein YqeC produces the protein MDLVAALNADAGTTCVVGAGGKKTTLEALATRLDRAIVTATVRIPIFDEWVDGVVVTDEPVDIARERLAAPATRPDGTAAGGWPLGLVPEREREDRYRGYEPDVVDALGELDVPVLVKADGARMRRFKAPDKWEPRLPRTADTVVSIASVHVVGEPLSESLVHRVDEVSKLTGLEPGETIGAADVAEVLASDRGGLKDVPRDATPIPLLNMVDDADLEATAREVAGEIHERADVPRVVLAEMRADDPVVDVV
- a CDS encoding CBS domain-containing protein, encoding MSTTQTLVRDVMSTPLVTISPKATLVEAAARMREENVSALLVPTTELAIVTSTDVLDAVAAERDPAAVTVADVMTESVETVPPDLRLTEAAAMMENFGISHLPVVDDDLVGMVSSTDITAQHT
- the epsC gene encoding serine O-acetyltransferase EpsC, whose amino-acid sequence is MDYRYAGDAHERLFASYQEDSDPFPTSVTACFPDRDHRREEVAILQELFFPTCWNAPELVRDELAVLDRLDELGSLFKAGICPYTDSRPDETVAAVLDSLPRIRELLKLDVEAAYKGDPAAKTYMEIIRSYPGFLAIAVQRVAHVLYGLDAAEYARELTEYAKTQTGIDIHPGAEIGEHFFIDHGTSVVIGETATVGEWVRLYQDVTLGALHFEEEEGDEHALKKGYKRHPDIGDHVVIGAGTKVLGAVTVGDHVSIGANSWITEDVDDHTKVFIKDHPTQERKRYD
- a CDS encoding DUF1684 domain-containing protein, which gives rise to MSTHDDGDWQTAIERNRERKERYFRENQRSPIPPDLRGEAFPGLAYYDVDPDYRFELELHRYDDPETVTVETTADGEQTYRRVGQFRFEVDGTEVTLDAFEPTDGSDRLWVPFRDATSGDETYGAGRYIDLEPAEDRREDGTWILDLNRAYNPTCAYNPAYECPLVPASNWLDVPVEAGERDFPVDVHDPE
- a CDS encoding BGTF surface domain-containing protein, with the translated sequence MRSRHRGAVLALVVVASALAPAALAAPVAADPSVSVDHDGDRVTVANGTAQVVNGTADAPVGTEILVRVRSSGDTEPAFLKTATGVVTENGTWAVAFDFERQRAGDTFDLTARFENGSAEANVEGEIVACGGGCAEATPSGTPTPIPEQTRTQTRTASPSAPVAFGENVFLVDAGGVAAIPVSFDGQGANGETDEAVVVLGNESESNYELEAVVSDDDGDGGAVLYVDTALAGRGDGTLSTSGGDSVRVESETSLDSMLDPADYDVSLYAGSERTGEPDDVGSLVVQTATTRTATGTAEPATAGGGETGTNGLGLGPLAVSGVVSGAFLVGGAVLAAVLLRG
- a CDS encoding S8 family serine peptidase — protein: MRSDRSDGAGFRVSRRRAVAIGGAAAASVLAGGVPIPGGIGRRADSAPREGDPESIDRIHDAGITGDGVGVAVLDPTGFDPTHADLTGTVEEIRQFGPERAIVDGTSHGTAAAASVTRLAPSVSLSLASFRRTDEFLEAIDWARRRSADVILTPVAAHGTVATPRSDVFRAARRAVEAGCTFVAPTGNAALGHWQGPYGTLSPGGSGGHRRLRIRGRSGSDDDTVAGRFVAWLVVGPTIEIDLTLALLRSVDDGERWNLVSLSQPTASRIGQRLTADLADGEYALVVRPASPTEGPTNGGAGREVEPTGRVEVTTPTHTLSSPRPLGSIAVPASVPGVVGVGGISAPGGTDEGPRADASDGPTTGEVSPHSGRGPTASGAVGVDVVAPPVPWVGAGDPGTSAAASRTAGAAALVLDAASGLAPRDVAGILRASAGDTGRRGRDLAAGSGRLDVVAAVQRARAR
- a CDS encoding ArsR/SmtB family transcription factor, whose product is MSSPIARLGDRTRSPDAEPAVVDVAADDAGELVDALSSETARELFSALHDDPAPPSELARDLDTSVQNVHYHLSKLRTAGVVESVGTRLSEKGNEMTVYGPAADPIVLVGSSSSTQRDTLRRSLSDWATGVTVLALSSLAVQVTAERFLGGSAASLFEPASLGVADGNSLLRGVLLLSEPGLLFFLGGLLVFVAVGLSGKPDH